A single region of the Novosphingobium sp. SL115 genome encodes:
- a CDS encoding alpha/beta hydrolase has translation MARAAKDKWRMGWIGWTLACLVLLGALGYLALRHALQTNAVAVLNGTDKLLNGGDGAIRQVADVRYGKGPAQKLEMFVPQSAKGTLPVLVFIHGGSWASGDPHDYRFIARTFASHGYAVVLAGYRLYPQARYPAMLEDGAAALRWVHDNAGKHGADPARLALMGHSAGAYNAVMLTLDPQWLRAQGLNPAMIRGTVALAGPFDFLPLDTDATINTFGQAADLAATQPVNHIRADAPPMLLVTGDADTRVKPRNSKTLARLLRDRGVANEPVILPGVTHEGIITMFAQPFRRDARAIDAVLPFLSRVTAPAPASVAVQAAGR, from the coding sequence ATGGCACGGGCGGCAAAGGACAAATGGCGGATGGGGTGGATTGGCTGGACACTGGCCTGCCTCGTGCTGCTGGGCGCTTTAGGCTATCTTGCCCTGCGTCATGCCCTGCAAACCAACGCAGTTGCTGTATTGAATGGCACGGACAAGTTGCTGAACGGCGGCGATGGCGCAATCCGGCAGGTTGCCGATGTCCGCTATGGCAAAGGCCCCGCACAGAAGCTGGAAATGTTCGTGCCCCAAAGCGCCAAGGGCACGCTGCCTGTGCTGGTGTTCATCCACGGCGGAAGCTGGGCTAGTGGCGATCCGCACGACTACCGCTTTATCGCCCGCACATTCGCCTCGCATGGCTATGCCGTAGTGCTGGCGGGATACCGGCTGTACCCGCAGGCGCGCTATCCCGCGATGCTGGAAGACGGCGCGGCTGCGCTGCGCTGGGTACATGACAATGCCGGAAAGCACGGAGCCGATCCTGCGCGGCTGGCGCTGATGGGCCATTCCGCCGGAGCCTACAACGCGGTCATGCTCACACTTGATCCGCAATGGTTGCGGGCGCAAGGACTGAACCCTGCGATGATTCGCGGCACGGTGGCGCTGGCAGGACCGTTCGATTTCCTGCCGCTCGATACCGACGCCACCATCAACACCTTCGGACAAGCAGCTGATCTTGCAGCCACACAGCCGGTCAACCACATCCGCGCCGATGCGCCACCGATGCTGCTGGTCACCGGCGATGCCGACACGCGCGTAAAACCGCGCAATTCCAAAACACTGGCCCGTCTTCTGCGCGACCGGGGCGTGGCCAATGAACCTGTGATCCTGCCCGGCGTCACACACGAAGGCATCATCACCATGTTCGCGCAGCCTTTCCGCCGCGATGCGCGCGCCATCGATGCGGTGTTACCCTTCCTGAGCCGTGTCACCGCTCCCGCGCCTGCTTCAGTTGCGGTTCAGGCGGCAGGTCGATAG
- a CDS encoding HpcH/HpaI aldolase/citrate lyase family protein: MVTVDNRPLRSVLYMPASNARAMAKARSLDCDAVALDLEDAVAPEAKADARIALVTEAQTGGFGHRRLIARINALSTPWGYDDITALAAAPVEAILAPKVDDAADIEALSRAMDQAGFSADVALWVMIETPRAVLALERIAATAATTRLAGFVLGLNDLAKDSGIAQLPGRAAFVPVLTMAVLAARAHGIIILDGVCNAIDDQAMLEAECVQARDSGFDGKTLIHPAQLDACNRVFAPTIRDIADAEAIVTAFADPANAGKGALRVNGKMAELLHLAQAERLLAKAAAIATR; this comes from the coding sequence ATCGTGACTGTAGACAACCGCCCGCTTCGTTCTGTCCTGTACATGCCCGCCAGCAATGCGCGGGCCATGGCCAAGGCCCGCAGCCTTGATTGCGATGCGGTGGCGCTGGACCTTGAAGATGCCGTTGCCCCCGAAGCCAAGGCCGACGCCCGCATCGCACTGGTGACAGAGGCACAGACCGGCGGCTTTGGCCATCGCCGCCTGATCGCCCGGATCAATGCCCTGTCCACGCCATGGGGCTATGACGATATCACCGCGCTGGCCGCCGCACCGGTAGAGGCGATCCTTGCCCCCAAGGTGGATGATGCCGCCGATATCGAAGCCCTGTCGCGCGCGATGGATCAGGCTGGATTTTCAGCAGATGTCGCCCTGTGGGTGATGATCGAAACTCCGCGCGCGGTGCTGGCGCTGGAACGCATCGCCGCCACCGCCGCGACCACCCGGCTCGCAGGCTTCGTGCTGGGCCTTAACGATCTGGCCAAGGACAGTGGCATTGCCCAGTTGCCGGGCCGCGCCGCCTTTGTGCCGGTGCTGACCATGGCAGTTCTGGCCGCGCGCGCCCACGGCATCATCATTCTGGACGGGGTATGCAACGCGATAGACGATCAAGCCATGCTTGAGGCCGAATGCGTCCAGGCGCGTGATTCGGGTTTCGATGGCAAGACCTTGATTCACCCCGCACAACTTGATGCGTGCAACCGCGTCTTTGCCCCCACCATACGCGATATCGCCGATGCGGAGGCAATTGTTACAGCCTTTGCCGATCCCGCGAATGCCGGAAAGGGCGCATTGCGAGTAAACGGAAAAATGGCGGAACTGCTGCATCTGGCGCAGGCTGAGCGGCTTTTGGCAAAAGCGGCAGCCATCGCAACACGCTGA
- a CDS encoding MFS transporter, with the protein MPDTASPIPAAKPGPKPGSALAPFRYPAFRAIWTANLASNIGSMIQSVGAAWLMTELTTSHLLVALVQASATIPILLLGMFAGAIADNFDRRRVMLAAQTGMLIVSAALAALSYSGNIGPWSLLALTLLVGMGTALNGPAWQASVRMQVGKADLPHAVSLNAVSMNLARSVGPAVGGVLISLWDTSLAFAINAVSYLGMIVVLAMWKPDATPPRKEPMLAAIGRGIRFCASSSPIRKVLLRGLVLGTGAAALQALLPSVAKDRLLGTEIDYGLMLGGFGLGSILAALRVSHLRRRFGSEPVVVGATVLMIVGLVGLALATTPVSAIPAAFIGGMGWVSAMTSLNVAMQLRSPEDILGRCLSMYQAVTFGSMAVGAWIWGLLADMAGLGLALNMAAAWLAATLILHFVAPMPTREEGRLDIVPESKS; encoded by the coding sequence GTGCCCGATACCGCCTCTCCTATTCCGGCCGCAAAGCCGGGCCCAAAACCGGGCAGCGCCCTTGCTCCGTTCCGTTATCCGGCCTTCCGCGCCATCTGGACAGCCAATCTGGCCTCCAACATCGGATCGATGATCCAGTCTGTCGGCGCGGCATGGCTGATGACGGAACTCACCACATCACACCTGCTGGTGGCATTGGTTCAGGCATCGGCGACCATTCCCATTCTGCTGCTGGGCATGTTTGCAGGCGCCATTGCCGACAATTTCGACCGTCGCCGGGTGATGCTGGCCGCGCAGACCGGAATGCTCATCGTCTCCGCCGCGCTGGCCGCCCTGTCATACAGCGGGAACATCGGACCATGGTCGCTGCTGGCGCTGACGCTGCTGGTCGGCATGGGCACCGCGCTGAACGGCCCTGCATGGCAGGCATCGGTGCGGATGCAGGTGGGCAAGGCCGATCTGCCCCACGCCGTATCGTTGAATGCCGTATCGATGAACCTTGCGCGCAGCGTCGGCCCGGCTGTGGGCGGGGTGCTGATTTCGCTGTGGGACACCAGTCTTGCCTTTGCGATCAATGCAGTCAGCTACCTTGGCATGATCGTGGTGCTGGCAATGTGGAAACCCGATGCCACGCCGCCGCGCAAGGAACCGATGCTGGCCGCCATCGGACGCGGCATCCGCTTTTGTGCGTCATCATCGCCCATCCGCAAAGTCCTGCTGCGCGGACTGGTTTTGGGCACGGGCGCGGCGGCACTTCAGGCGCTTCTGCCCAGCGTGGCCAAGGACCGGCTGTTGGGCACTGAGATCGACTATGGCCTGATGCTGGGCGGGTTCGGTCTTGGCTCCATCCTTGCCGCGCTGCGCGTTTCACATTTGCGCCGCCGCTTTGGCAGCGAACCGGTGGTGGTGGGTGCAACCGTGCTGATGATCGTCGGCCTTGTCGGGCTGGCACTGGCAACAACGCCTGTTTCGGCCATCCCGGCTGCGTTCATCGGCGGTATGGGCTGGGTCAGCGCGATGACCAGCCTGAACGTGGCCATGCAGTTGCGCAGCCCCGAAGACATTCTTGGCCGCTGCCTGTCGATGTATCAGGCGGTCACCTTTGGCAGCATGGCCGTGGGTGCGTGGATATGGGGCCTTTTGGCCGACATGGCGGGCCTCGGTCTTGCGCTGAACATGGCCGCAGCGTGGCTTGCCGCAACGCTGATCTTGCATTTCGTCGCGCCCATGCCAACGCGCGAAGAAGGCCGCCTTGATATCGTGCCGGAGAGCAAATCGTGA
- a CDS encoding DUF2141 domain-containing protein: protein MKRAFLLLPLVLLGNAPSTTTVTVDISGLRNAKGLVHLCMTANIKAFPEGCGKDARRFVASANAGAASTLVLRDVPAGRYAIVLLHDENGNKKMDKTLFLPKEGFGFSRDAPVRMAPPKFEAAAFDVTAGKPVRMSMKVRYM, encoded by the coding sequence GTGAAACGCGCCTTCCTGCTGCTGCCACTTGTCCTGCTGGGCAATGCTCCGTCCACAACCACTGTCACCGTCGACATATCAGGCCTGCGCAATGCCAAGGGTCTGGTGCATCTTTGCATGACCGCCAATATCAAGGCTTTCCCGGAAGGTTGCGGAAAGGATGCCAGACGTTTCGTCGCGTCTGCCAATGCAGGTGCGGCTTCAACGCTCGTGCTGCGGGATGTTCCAGCCGGGCGCTATGCCATTGTTTTGCTGCATGATGAAAACGGCAACAAGAAGATGGACAAGACGCTGTTCCTCCCCAAAGAGGGCTTCGGCTTTTCGCGCGACGCCCCGGTCAGGATGGCTCCGCCAAAGTTTGAGGCGGCCGCGTTCGATGTAACGGCGGGCAAGCCGGTGAGGATGTCGATGAAGGTTCGCTATATGTAA